One genomic segment of Cherax quadricarinatus isolate ZL_2023a chromosome 30, ASM3850222v1, whole genome shotgun sequence includes these proteins:
- the LOC128692753 gene encoding transmembrane protein 164 isoform X1: MITQGSQGFIEGLSVLVTLWSFNLVPQDATHTSPLAPRHWMDWRSRYTLENVLDWSYGGVDPSIPGNGGPSCANFLSMHRRLFETFLGCAIPLVYFFWGYSYITYPSSYKFVRKDRGGKRALLVLVSMVFGMEIGFKFATKQLIYLLNPCHITTAIQIYLLAAPPSKWVTTVFRVHLNFLNGAVLALLFPVTNSRLLPFEVEIYWVQHIMMLVTPYYLLRLGGVYTVESPRDMTWTIMSLGILLIYHFLPLQIIGMASQVNLNNMLCPAISDPFYGPNYRIAAMFHQSLCVPLVSKTFCVVANFFITKFPPTKVKDNLETDVTMSAYDQRIMSQEASSKQDDSSNNQNGLKHHASIHRRSRSEAVTVSQWNGHSHQESGH; encoded by the exons atgataacccagggaagtCAGGGCTTCATcgaaggactgtctgtcttagttacgttgtggtccttcaatcttgttccccaggatgccacccacaccagtccactagcacccag ACATTGGATGGATTGGAGGAGCAGATACACATTGGAGAATGTACTCGACTGGAGCTATGGGGGGGTGGATCCATCAATTCCAGGCAATGGAGGACCATCCTGTGCAAATTTTCTCTCCATGCACCGCCGCCTCTTCGAAACTTTTCTGGGATGTGCGATACCACTGGTGTATTTCTTCTGGGGTTATTCATATATTACATACCCATCATCATATAAATTTGTAAG GAAGGACCGAGGAGGTAAACGAGCACTGCTAGTGTTGGTATCAATGGTGTTCGGTATGGAGATAGGCTTCAAGTTTGCCACAAAGCAGCTGATATATCTTTTGAATCCATGCCATATTACAACAGCAATACAG ATATACCTTCTTGCAGCACCTCCAAGCAAGTGGGTAACTACAGTTTTCCGGGTGCACCTAAACTTTCTGAATGGAGCAGTTCTCGCTCTTCTCTTTCCTGTCACCAATTCAAGACTT CTTCCGTTTGAGGTGGAGATATACTGGGTGCAGCATATAATGATGCTTGTTACGCCGTACTACCTTCTGCGGCTTGGTG GTGTGTACACAGTAGAGAGCCCCAGAGATATGACTTGGACCATCATGTCTTTGGGCATCCTTCTTATTTATCACTTCCTGCCACTTCAGATTATTGGCATG GCTTCTCAGGTGAATTTAAACAACATGCTGTGCCCAGCCATAAGTGATCCTTTCTATGGCCCAAATTACCGGATTGCGGCCATGTTTCATCAGTCATTATGTGTTCCTCTTGTCAGCAAGACCTTCTGCGTTGTTGCAAACTTTTTCATAACCAAATTTCCCCCCACAAAG GTAAAGGATAATCTTGAAACTGACGTGACTATGAGTGCGTATGATCAACGAATAATGAGTCAAGAAGCATCAAGCAAGCAGGATGATAGTTCGAATAACCAAAATGGACTGAAGCACCATGCGAGCATACACAGACGGTCCCGCAGTGAGGCTGTGACAGTCTCTCAGTGGAATGGTCATAGCCATCAAGAGTCAGGTCATTAG
- the LOC128692753 gene encoding transmembrane protein 164 isoform X2, with protein MIVARHWMDWRSRYTLENVLDWSYGGVDPSIPGNGGPSCANFLSMHRRLFETFLGCAIPLVYFFWGYSYITYPSSYKFVRKDRGGKRALLVLVSMVFGMEIGFKFATKQLIYLLNPCHITTAIQIYLLAAPPSKWVTTVFRVHLNFLNGAVLALLFPVTNSRLLPFEVEIYWVQHIMMLVTPYYLLRLGGVYTVESPRDMTWTIMSLGILLIYHFLPLQIIGMASQVNLNNMLCPAISDPFYGPNYRIAAMFHQSLCVPLVSKTFCVVANFFITKFPPTKVKDNLETDVTMSAYDQRIMSQEASSKQDDSSNNQNGLKHHASIHRRSRSEAVTVSQWNGHSHQESGH; from the exons ATGATAGTAGCAAG ACATTGGATGGATTGGAGGAGCAGATACACATTGGAGAATGTACTCGACTGGAGCTATGGGGGGGTGGATCCATCAATTCCAGGCAATGGAGGACCATCCTGTGCAAATTTTCTCTCCATGCACCGCCGCCTCTTCGAAACTTTTCTGGGATGTGCGATACCACTGGTGTATTTCTTCTGGGGTTATTCATATATTACATACCCATCATCATATAAATTTGTAAG GAAGGACCGAGGAGGTAAACGAGCACTGCTAGTGTTGGTATCAATGGTGTTCGGTATGGAGATAGGCTTCAAGTTTGCCACAAAGCAGCTGATATATCTTTTGAATCCATGCCATATTACAACAGCAATACAG ATATACCTTCTTGCAGCACCTCCAAGCAAGTGGGTAACTACAGTTTTCCGGGTGCACCTAAACTTTCTGAATGGAGCAGTTCTCGCTCTTCTCTTTCCTGTCACCAATTCAAGACTT CTTCCGTTTGAGGTGGAGATATACTGGGTGCAGCATATAATGATGCTTGTTACGCCGTACTACCTTCTGCGGCTTGGTG GTGTGTACACAGTAGAGAGCCCCAGAGATATGACTTGGACCATCATGTCTTTGGGCATCCTTCTTATTTATCACTTCCTGCCACTTCAGATTATTGGCATG GCTTCTCAGGTGAATTTAAACAACATGCTGTGCCCAGCCATAAGTGATCCTTTCTATGGCCCAAATTACCGGATTGCGGCCATGTTTCATCAGTCATTATGTGTTCCTCTTGTCAGCAAGACCTTCTGCGTTGTTGCAAACTTTTTCATAACCAAATTTCCCCCCACAAAG GTAAAGGATAATCTTGAAACTGACGTGACTATGAGTGCGTATGATCAACGAATAATGAGTCAAGAAGCATCAAGCAAGCAGGATGATAGTTCGAATAACCAAAATGGACTGAAGCACCATGCGAGCATACACAGACGGTCCCGCAGTGAGGCTGTGACAGTCTCTCAGTGGAATGGTCATAGCCATCAAGAGTCAGGTCATTAG
- the LOC128692753 gene encoding transmembrane protein 164 isoform X3, giving the protein MSRLLHWMDWRSRYTLENVLDWSYGGVDPSIPGNGGPSCANFLSMHRRLFETFLGCAIPLVYFFWGYSYITYPSSYKFVRKDRGGKRALLVLVSMVFGMEIGFKFATKQLIYLLNPCHITTAIQIYLLAAPPSKWVTTVFRVHLNFLNGAVLALLFPVTNSRLLPFEVEIYWVQHIMMLVTPYYLLRLGGVYTVESPRDMTWTIMSLGILLIYHFLPLQIIGMASQVNLNNMLCPAISDPFYGPNYRIAAMFHQSLCVPLVSKTFCVVANFFITKFPPTKVKDNLETDVTMSAYDQRIMSQEASSKQDDSSNNQNGLKHHASIHRRSRSEAVTVSQWNGHSHQESGH; this is encoded by the exons ATGTCTAGATTATT ACATTGGATGGATTGGAGGAGCAGATACACATTGGAGAATGTACTCGACTGGAGCTATGGGGGGGTGGATCCATCAATTCCAGGCAATGGAGGACCATCCTGTGCAAATTTTCTCTCCATGCACCGCCGCCTCTTCGAAACTTTTCTGGGATGTGCGATACCACTGGTGTATTTCTTCTGGGGTTATTCATATATTACATACCCATCATCATATAAATTTGTAAG GAAGGACCGAGGAGGTAAACGAGCACTGCTAGTGTTGGTATCAATGGTGTTCGGTATGGAGATAGGCTTCAAGTTTGCCACAAAGCAGCTGATATATCTTTTGAATCCATGCCATATTACAACAGCAATACAG ATATACCTTCTTGCAGCACCTCCAAGCAAGTGGGTAACTACAGTTTTCCGGGTGCACCTAAACTTTCTGAATGGAGCAGTTCTCGCTCTTCTCTTTCCTGTCACCAATTCAAGACTT CTTCCGTTTGAGGTGGAGATATACTGGGTGCAGCATATAATGATGCTTGTTACGCCGTACTACCTTCTGCGGCTTGGTG GTGTGTACACAGTAGAGAGCCCCAGAGATATGACTTGGACCATCATGTCTTTGGGCATCCTTCTTATTTATCACTTCCTGCCACTTCAGATTATTGGCATG GCTTCTCAGGTGAATTTAAACAACATGCTGTGCCCAGCCATAAGTGATCCTTTCTATGGCCCAAATTACCGGATTGCGGCCATGTTTCATCAGTCATTATGTGTTCCTCTTGTCAGCAAGACCTTCTGCGTTGTTGCAAACTTTTTCATAACCAAATTTCCCCCCACAAAG GTAAAGGATAATCTTGAAACTGACGTGACTATGAGTGCGTATGATCAACGAATAATGAGTCAAGAAGCATCAAGCAAGCAGGATGATAGTTCGAATAACCAAAATGGACTGAAGCACCATGCGAGCATACACAGACGGTCCCGCAGTGAGGCTGTGACAGTCTCTCAGTGGAATGGTCATAGCCATCAAGAGTCAGGTCATTAG
- the LOC128692753 gene encoding transmembrane protein 164 isoform X4 has product MLGRHWMDWRSRYTLENVLDWSYGGVDPSIPGNGGPSCANFLSMHRRLFETFLGCAIPLVYFFWGYSYITYPSSYKFVRKDRGGKRALLVLVSMVFGMEIGFKFATKQLIYLLNPCHITTAIQIYLLAAPPSKWVTTVFRVHLNFLNGAVLALLFPVTNSRLLPFEVEIYWVQHIMMLVTPYYLLRLGGVYTVESPRDMTWTIMSLGILLIYHFLPLQIIGMASQVNLNNMLCPAISDPFYGPNYRIAAMFHQSLCVPLVSKTFCVVANFFITKFPPTKVKDNLETDVTMSAYDQRIMSQEASSKQDDSSNNQNGLKHHASIHRRSRSEAVTVSQWNGHSHQESGH; this is encoded by the exons atgctaggaag ACATTGGATGGATTGGAGGAGCAGATACACATTGGAGAATGTACTCGACTGGAGCTATGGGGGGGTGGATCCATCAATTCCAGGCAATGGAGGACCATCCTGTGCAAATTTTCTCTCCATGCACCGCCGCCTCTTCGAAACTTTTCTGGGATGTGCGATACCACTGGTGTATTTCTTCTGGGGTTATTCATATATTACATACCCATCATCATATAAATTTGTAAG GAAGGACCGAGGAGGTAAACGAGCACTGCTAGTGTTGGTATCAATGGTGTTCGGTATGGAGATAGGCTTCAAGTTTGCCACAAAGCAGCTGATATATCTTTTGAATCCATGCCATATTACAACAGCAATACAG ATATACCTTCTTGCAGCACCTCCAAGCAAGTGGGTAACTACAGTTTTCCGGGTGCACCTAAACTTTCTGAATGGAGCAGTTCTCGCTCTTCTCTTTCCTGTCACCAATTCAAGACTT CTTCCGTTTGAGGTGGAGATATACTGGGTGCAGCATATAATGATGCTTGTTACGCCGTACTACCTTCTGCGGCTTGGTG GTGTGTACACAGTAGAGAGCCCCAGAGATATGACTTGGACCATCATGTCTTTGGGCATCCTTCTTATTTATCACTTCCTGCCACTTCAGATTATTGGCATG GCTTCTCAGGTGAATTTAAACAACATGCTGTGCCCAGCCATAAGTGATCCTTTCTATGGCCCAAATTACCGGATTGCGGCCATGTTTCATCAGTCATTATGTGTTCCTCTTGTCAGCAAGACCTTCTGCGTTGTTGCAAACTTTTTCATAACCAAATTTCCCCCCACAAAG GTAAAGGATAATCTTGAAACTGACGTGACTATGAGTGCGTATGATCAACGAATAATGAGTCAAGAAGCATCAAGCAAGCAGGATGATAGTTCGAATAACCAAAATGGACTGAAGCACCATGCGAGCATACACAGACGGTCCCGCAGTGAGGCTGTGACAGTCTCTCAGTGGAATGGTCATAGCCATCAAGAGTCAGGTCATTAG
- the LOC128692753 gene encoding transmembrane protein 164 isoform X5, with the protein MDWRSRYTLENVLDWSYGGVDPSIPGNGGPSCANFLSMHRRLFETFLGCAIPLVYFFWGYSYITYPSSYKFVRKDRGGKRALLVLVSMVFGMEIGFKFATKQLIYLLNPCHITTAIQIYLLAAPPSKWVTTVFRVHLNFLNGAVLALLFPVTNSRLLPFEVEIYWVQHIMMLVTPYYLLRLGGVYTVESPRDMTWTIMSLGILLIYHFLPLQIIGMASQVNLNNMLCPAISDPFYGPNYRIAAMFHQSLCVPLVSKTFCVVANFFITKFPPTKVKDNLETDVTMSAYDQRIMSQEASSKQDDSSNNQNGLKHHASIHRRSRSEAVTVSQWNGHSHQESGH; encoded by the exons ATGGATTGGAGGAGCAGATACACATTGGAGAATGTACTCGACTGGAGCTATGGGGGGGTGGATCCATCAATTCCAGGCAATGGAGGACCATCCTGTGCAAATTTTCTCTCCATGCACCGCCGCCTCTTCGAAACTTTTCTGGGATGTGCGATACCACTGGTGTATTTCTTCTGGGGTTATTCATATATTACATACCCATCATCATATAAATTTGTAAG GAAGGACCGAGGAGGTAAACGAGCACTGCTAGTGTTGGTATCAATGGTGTTCGGTATGGAGATAGGCTTCAAGTTTGCCACAAAGCAGCTGATATATCTTTTGAATCCATGCCATATTACAACAGCAATACAG ATATACCTTCTTGCAGCACCTCCAAGCAAGTGGGTAACTACAGTTTTCCGGGTGCACCTAAACTTTCTGAATGGAGCAGTTCTCGCTCTTCTCTTTCCTGTCACCAATTCAAGACTT CTTCCGTTTGAGGTGGAGATATACTGGGTGCAGCATATAATGATGCTTGTTACGCCGTACTACCTTCTGCGGCTTGGTG GTGTGTACACAGTAGAGAGCCCCAGAGATATGACTTGGACCATCATGTCTTTGGGCATCCTTCTTATTTATCACTTCCTGCCACTTCAGATTATTGGCATG GCTTCTCAGGTGAATTTAAACAACATGCTGTGCCCAGCCATAAGTGATCCTTTCTATGGCCCAAATTACCGGATTGCGGCCATGTTTCATCAGTCATTATGTGTTCCTCTTGTCAGCAAGACCTTCTGCGTTGTTGCAAACTTTTTCATAACCAAATTTCCCCCCACAAAG GTAAAGGATAATCTTGAAACTGACGTGACTATGAGTGCGTATGATCAACGAATAATGAGTCAAGAAGCATCAAGCAAGCAGGATGATAGTTCGAATAACCAAAATGGACTGAAGCACCATGCGAGCATACACAGACGGTCCCGCAGTGAGGCTGTGACAGTCTCTCAGTGGAATGGTCATAGCCATCAAGAGTCAGGTCATTAG